The following proteins are encoded in a genomic region of Leucoraja erinacea ecotype New England chromosome 21, Leri_hhj_1, whole genome shotgun sequence:
- the neurl2 gene encoding neuralized-like protein 2 — translation MAAVSDLYMRFHQIHGANVRLDDSQTQATRAESFGNGVCFSKEPLDPGKIFLVEIEEKELGWCGNVRIGLTAHDPRNLETVPEYSLPDLVNLGSSWIFAITRNHNKVTTDDQQSNPAPKSHCSMEAFLQIGNCKVPKDKLVGRSRPGRYSHILDQLYKTNILPATARGSRVGVLYIIRANMGDLHIVINGEDMGPCARGIPINQPLYAVVDVFASTKSVRIIQVDYGFPSLQTLCRQVVQKHIMHRLAIDWLELPALLKNYCKYE, via the exons ATGGCTGCAGTGTCAGATTTATATATGCGTTTCCATCAAATCCACGGAGCTAACGTGAGACTGGATGATTCCCAGACTCAGGCCACCAGGGCCGAGAGCTTTGGCAACGGAGTTTGTTTCAGTAAAGAACCTTTGGACCCTGGCAAGATTTTCCTTGTAGAAATTGAAGAGAAGGAGTTAGGCTGGTGCGGTAATGTAAGGATTGGTTTGACGGCACACGATCCAAGAAATCTGGAGACTGTTCCTGAGTACTCCCTCCCTGATCTGGTAAATTTGGGGAGCAGTTGGATTTTTGCAATAACCAGAAATCATAATAAGGTCACCACTGATGATCAACAGTCAAATCCTGCTCCAAAATCGCACTGTTCCATGGAGGCTTTTCTGCAAATTGGCAATTGTAAGGTCCCCAAGGACAAACTGGTGGGACGGAGCAGACCAGGAAGGTACAGTCACATCTTGGATCAATTGTACAAGACCAATATTCTTCCTGCAACTGCCAGAGGGAGTAGAGTCGGGGTCTTGTATATCATTCGTGCTAATATGGGAGACTTGCACATTGTCATCAACGGCGAGGATATGGGTCCCTGCGCCAGAGGAATCCCCATAAATCAGCCTCTTTATGCTGTTGTGGATGTGTTCGCTTCCACTAAATCTGTAAGGATTATTCAAGTAGACTATGGTT TTCCATCTCTACAGACTTTGTGCCGTCAGGTTGTACAGAAACACATAATGCACAGACTAGCTATTGACTGGCTAGAACTACCTGCACTGCTAAAGAATTATTGCAAATATGAATGA